From Fusarium oxysporum f. sp. lycopersici 4287 chromosome 10, whole genome shotgun sequence, the proteins below share one genomic window:
- a CDS encoding hypothetical protein (At least one base has a quality score < 10): protein MFEISTFFSGVALGFLLYISIGVIRNGSKRPPLPPGPKGLPLLGNLSHLPPPGVFEAHHWLKFKDLYGPISSITVMGQTIIIINNWKLASQLLDKRSAKHSSRPKIMMAGEMVGWENSLGFSPYNDRFRTYRKNMARIIGSKRAAAKYDRLQEAEVAHFLLHVLDDPERFMDHIRKEAGSVILKIAYGYTAEPSKEDILIKMAGQAMDDVTAAGVPGAFLVDILPLLRYVPDWVPGANFKRLAKKWSSELDDLTEKPYAFVKHQHASGKQDNSFVSRLLEVGDSTEEARFTTKWSALSLYAAGADTTVSSISLFFLAMILYPDVQKKAQEEIDGVIGNERLPNCSDRQSLPYVNAIVKEVLRWHPVAPMGLPHTSTVDDVFEGYFVPKDALIMPNIW from the exons ATGTTTGAGATATCGACCTTCTTTTCGGGGGTTGCCCTTGGATTTCTTCTTTATATCAGTATTGGAGTGATCCGAAATGGCTCAAAGAGGCCTCCCCTTCCTCCGGGGCCGAAAGGTCTTCCTTTGTTAGGAAATCTGAGCCATCTTCCGCCGCCTGGCGTGTTTGAAGCGCATCACTGGTTGAAGTTCAAGGACCTCTATG GACCTATCAGCTCTATCACGGTAATGGGGCAGACgatcatcatcataaacAACTGGAAACTTGCATCACAGCTGCTGGATAAAAGATCCGCAAAACATTCCTCCAGACCCAAGATCATGATGGCGGGCGAAAT GGTCGGCTGGGAAAACTCACTTGGTTTCTCGCCATATAACGATCGCTTCAGAACGTATCGGAAGAACATGGCCCGCATTATCGGATCGAAAAGGGCCGCAGCAAAGTATGATAGGCTGcaagaagctgaagttgCTCACTTCCTACTGCATGTCTTAGACGACCCAGAGAGGTTCATGGACCATATCAGGAA GGAAGCGGGCTCGGTTATTCTGAAAATCGCTTACGGATATACAGCTGAGCCTTCCAAAGAAGACATTCTCATCAAAATGGCGGGCCAGGCCATGGACGATGTAACAGCAGCTGGTGTGCCGGGTGCATTTCTAGTTGATATACTGCCCCTAT TACGATACGTACCAGACTGGGTTCCGGGCGCGAACTTCAAGAGACTTGCCAAGAAATGGTCTTCAGAGCTGGACGATCTTACTGAAAAGCCTTATGCTTTTGTCAAGCATCAGCACGCATCGGGCAAGCAAGACAACTCATTTGTCTCACGGCTTCTTGAAGTGGGAGATTCGACTGAGGAAGCGAGGTTTACGACCAAGTGGTCGGCCTTGTCACTGTACGCTGCCGGGGCTGATACG ACTGTctcttccatttctcttttctttctaGCAATGATATTGTATCCTGATgtccagaagaaggcccaAGAGGAGATTGACGGCGTAATCGGCAACGAGAGACTACCTAATTGTTCAGATCGGCAAAGTCTTCCTTATGTCAATGCGATAGTCAAGGAGGTTCTTCGATGGCATCCAGTCGCCCCTATGGGGCTGCCTCATACAAGCACTGTAGATGATGTGTTTGAAGGATACTTTGTTCCCAAAGACGCACTGATCATGCCCAATATCTGGTGA
- a CDS encoding hypothetical protein (At least one base has a quality score < 10) produces the protein MFEISTFFSGVALGFLLYISIGVIRNGSKRPPLPPGPKGLPLLGNLSHLPPPGVFEAHHWLKFKDLYGPISSITVMGQTIIIINNWKLASQLLDKRSAKHSSRPKIMMAGEMVGWENSLGFSPYNDRFRTYRKNMARIIGSKRAAAKYDRLQEAEVAHFLLHVLDDPERFMDHIRKEAGSVILKIAYGYTAEPSKEDILIKMAGQAMDDVTAAGVPGAFLVDILPLLRYVPDWVPGANFKRLAKKWSSELDDLTEKPYAFVKHQHASGKQDNSFVSRLLEVGDSTEEARFTTKWSALSLYAAGADTTVSSISLFFLAMILYPDVQKKAQEEIDGVIGNERLPNCSDRQSLPYVNAIVKEVLRWHPVAPMGLPHTSTVDDVFEGYFVPKDALIMPNIWYFAHDPEVHHEPMRFNPERFLSTDGNQPEQDPHMYTFVFRRPRMPRCVSIADMHCFYNIDPVTRCIAYQKRRE, from the exons ATGTTTGAGATATCGACCTTCTTTTCGGGGGTTGCCCTTGGATTTCTTCTTTATATCAGTATTGGAGTGATCCGAAATGGCTCAAAGAGGCCTCCCCTTCCTCCGGGGCCGAAAGGTCTTCCTTTGTTAGGAAATCTGAGCCATCTTCCGCCGCCTGGCGTGTTTGAAGCGCATCACTGGTTGAAGTTCAAGGACCTCTATG GACCTATCAGCTCTATCACGGTAATGGGGCAGACgatcatcatcataaacAACTGGAAACTTGCATCACAGCTGCTGGATAAAAGATCCGCAAAACATTCCTCCAGACCCAAGATCATGATGGCGGGCGAAAT GGTCGGCTGGGAAAACTCACTTGGTTTCTCGCCATATAACGATCGCTTCAGAACGTATCGGAAGAACATGGCCCGCATTATCGGATCGAAAAGGGCCGCAGCAAAGTATGATAGGCTGcaagaagctgaagttgCTCACTTCCTACTGCATGTCTTAGACGACCCAGAGAGGTTCATGGACCATATCAGGAA GGAAGCGGGCTCGGTTATTCTGAAAATCGCTTACGGATATACAGCTGAGCCTTCCAAAGAAGACATTCTCATCAAAATGGCGGGCCAGGCCATGGACGATGTAACAGCAGCTGGTGTGCCGGGTGCATTTCTAGTTGATATACTGCCCCTAT TACGATACGTACCAGACTGGGTTCCGGGCGCGAACTTCAAGAGACTTGCCAAGAAATGGTCTTCAGAGCTGGACGATCTTACTGAAAAGCCTTATGCTTTTGTCAAGCATCAGCACGCATCGGGCAAGCAAGACAACTCATTTGTCTCACGGCTTCTTGAAGTGGGAGATTCGACTGAGGAAGCGAGGTTTACGACCAAGTGGTCGGCCTTGTCACTGTACGCTGCCGGGGCTGATACG ACTGTctcttccatttctcttttctttctaGCAATGATATTGTATCCTGATgtccagaagaaggcccaAGAGGAGATTGACGGCGTAATCGGCAACGAGAGACTACCTAATTGTTCAGATCGGCAAAGTCTTCCTTATGTCAATGCGATAGTCAAGGAGGTTCTTCGATGGCATCCAGTCGCCCCTATGGGGCTGCCTCATACAAGCACTGTAGATGATGTGTTTGAAGGATACTTTGTTCCCAAAGACGCACTGATCATGCCCAATATCTG GTACTTTGCCCATGACCCTGAGGTCCACCACGAGCCAATGCGCTTTAACCCAGAACGGTTCTTGTCTACCGACGGCAATCAACCTGAACAAGATCCGCACATGTACACGTTCGTCTTTAGGCGTCCGCGTATGCCCAGGTGCGTGTCTATAGCCGATATGCATTGTTTCTACAACATCGATCCAGTCACTCGCTGTATAGCATATCAGAAAAGACGAGAATGA
- a CDS encoding hypothetical protein (At least one base has a quality score < 10): MAAESGETGQTGPIVASLLVNMVIAGLFAIACYNCLEIIISLLNRFKRHDGLYFWSMVVATLGILLHSIVVILRYYSLGPNFLLCVLTCVGWYGMVTGQSVVLYSRLHLIVEDKSKTRWVLYMIIINFFILHVPTTVLFLGSNTKHSAHFIGAFNVYERIQLAGFCIQETIISGLYIWERRGASNRSSPWARNGAQDHAIPHHRQHPRHPPRHQPHPHAVHEPLQHPNNLQARRVQHKTKDGVRGAE; encoded by the coding sequence ATGGCCGCTGAGTCTGGGGAGACAGGCCAGACGGGGCCAATTGTCGCGTCGTTGCTGGTCAACATGGTCATCGCGGGCCTCTTCGCCATAGCTTGCTACAACTGTCTCGAGATCATCATCTCGCTACTGAATCGCTTCAAACGGCACGATGGTCTTTATTTCTGGAGCATGGTGGTAGCGACCCTTGGGATATTACTGCACAGTATCGTGGTCATATTGAGGTACTACAGCTTGGGGCCCAACTTTTTGCTCTGCGTTTTGACGTGCGTGGGCTGGTATGGTATGGTCACCGGTCAATCTGTCGTGCTGTATTCTCGACTACATCTCATCGTTGAGGATAAGTCGAAGACGCGATGGGTTTTATAcatgatcatcatcaacttcttcatACTACATGTTCCGACGACAGTCCTCTTCCTCGGAAGCAACACCAAACACTCGGCCCACTTCATCGGAGCCTTCAACGTCTACGAGCGCATTCAACTGGCCGGCTTCTGCATCCAAGAAACAATCATCTCAGGCCTATACATCTGGGAACGTCGCGGGGCCTCAAACCGATCTTCGCCGTGGGCAAGAAATGGAGCGCAAGATCATGCGAtacctcatcatcgtcaacatcctcgtcatcctcctcgacatcagcctcatcctcacgCAGTACATGAGCCACTTCAACATCCAAACAACCTACAAGCCCGTCGTGTACAGCATAAAACTAAAGATGGAGTTCGTGGTGCTGAATAA